The proteins below come from a single Triticum aestivum cultivar Chinese Spring chromosome 5D, IWGSC CS RefSeq v2.1, whole genome shotgun sequence genomic window:
- the LOC123121539 gene encoding uncharacterized protein, whose amino-acid sequence MARCGVEVIASRGCSRLILPGMQPSSASAASSSVSASRSAAAARRPPDGPFAGLVVCVTGLSKEARSQVKEAAERLGGEYSGSLHPKCTHLVVQSFAGRKFEHALKHGPRNGLFVVTLGWFVDCVRRNMRLDESLYSIKNIGENGLLLGESNRLVGLPVNEKSCLPPMIFQDKACSDTTHKRQLQAHREEPEDDVFVFTNDTIYIDPGISGEMKKKISDAATSEDAKLLDHWFIGCHATYVVCEDASVKRYVGHSDNIVTPFWILKTVKEKNLQRLVHLSSDLARHVAVVLENFHTSRENTKLGSVPSLNSSELPTQGEIDETHQERQKFVEAAKKDIRDRRVRRMQSCEVPIHPLTPVTLLDSICWTISEPVSSASIYMDSSWSEDADEQQSTTYFDADGDGKDRDQSADNLSRPLRESERSEVIFKNHFFTILFPLDRFGELGPSSRTFFSNGGFTREQVLDHIYNFYQENMSTDEINVALHTDSRHADRLRSLYASAECAERGFVVAFKRIDFLGSRRSFEALKRLSRENNSNVYELVIRA is encoded by the exons ATGGCGCGTTGCGGCGTGGAGGTGATCGCCAGCAGGGGCTGCTCCAGGCTGATCCTCCCCGGGATGCAGCCCTCCTCGgcttccgccgcctcctcctccgtctcGGCCTCCCGCTCCGCCGCGGCCGCCCGGCGCCCGCCCGACGGCCCCTTCGCCGGCCTGGTCGTCTGCGTCACGGGGCTGTCCAAAG AGGCGAGGAGTCAGGTGAAGGAGGCCGCTGAGAGGCTGGGAGGCGAGTACAGCGGCAGCTTGCACCCCAAATGCACTCACCTCGTGGTGCAG AGCTTCGCCGGCCGCAAGTTTGAGCACGCTCTCAAGCATGGTCCCAGGAATGGCCTTTTTGTTGTCACGCTGGGCTGGTTTGTCGATTGTGTTCGAAGGAACA TGAGGCTGGATGAATCCTTGTACAGTATCAAGAACATTGGGGAGAACGGTCTGCTGCTCGGGGAATCCAACCGGCTTGTTGGACTGCCTGTCAATGAGAAGTCATGCCTTCCACCAATGATTTTTCAAGACAAAGCATGCTCAGACACAACACATAAGCGCCAGCTTCAGGCTCATAGAGAAGAACCTGAAGATGATGTGTTCGTTTTTACGAATGACACAATCTACATTGACCCTGGGATATCTGGTGAGATGAAGAAGAAG ATATCGGATGCTGCTACGAGTGAAGATGCAAAATTATTGGACCACTGGTTTATTGGTTGTCATGCCACATATGTTGTGTGTGAGGATGCTTCTGTCAAGAGATATGTTGGTCACTCAGATAACATTGTAACA CCGTTTTGGATCTTGAAAACAGTGAAGGAAAAGAACTTGCAGCGCCTGGTCCATTTGTCTTCAGACCTAGCTAGACATGTCGCAGTGGTTCTCGAAAATTTCCACACATCTCGAGAG AATACGAAACTTGGGAGTGTTCCTTCTCTTAACTCCAGCGAGCTGCCAACCCAAGGGGAGATAGATGAGACTCATCAGGAAAGGCAAAAATTTGTCGAGGCAGCGAAAAAGGATATTCGAGACCGTCGTGTTCGCCGTATGCAG TCATGTGAAGTACCAATCCATCCGCTCACACCTGTCACACTTCTGGATTCAATCTGCTGGACAATATCTGAGCCGGTTTCATCTGCAAGTATTTATATGGATTCTTCATGGTCTGAAGATGCCGATGAGCAGCAAAGCACTACTTATTTTGATGCAGATGGGGATGGAAAGGATCGAGACCAGTCAGCTGATAATTTGTCTCGCCCGCTAAGAGAAAG TGAGAGAAGCGAGGTGATTTTTAAGAACCATTTCTTTACCATACTCTTCCCTCTCGATCGTTTTGGCGAGCTTGGACCTTCTTCGAGGACATTCTTCAGCAATGGTGGCTTCACACGCGAACAAGTGTTGGATCACATCTATAATTTCTACCAg GAGAATATGTCAACCGACGAGATAAATGTAGCCCTGCACACGGATTCACGGCATGCCGATCGACTTCGTTCCCTGTACGCAAGCGCTGAATGCGCAGAACGAGGCTTTGTAGTAGCATTCAAAAGAATAGATTTTTTGGGAAGCCGGAGAAGTTTCGAGGCACTAAAGCGCCTTAGCAGAGAGAACAATAGCAATGTATATGAGCTTGTGATTAGGGCATGA
- the LOC123124805 gene encoding leucine-rich repeat receptor-like protein kinase PEPR2, giving the protein MSRHPLLLLLLVPLVASIAQPLPSNTSAGTGSTTAVLLSFVAALPPAAQRVLRPTWLRRHRTGGNSSSPFAISRRHHHRHCAFLGVTCSAAGAVTAINLSSTGLSGALAASAPRLCALPALAALDLSRNNLTGAVPAALAACSAVTTLVLAFNLLAGAVPAELLSLRRLRTIDLNTNALTGEIPAAPSGSSLLVYLDLSANSLSGAIPPGLAALPELTYLDLSSNNLSGPVPEFSAPCGLLYLSLFSNQLAGELPRSLAHCGNLTVLYLPNNNISGEVPDFFASMPNLQKLYLGNNAFTGDLPASIGELLNLEELVVSSNWFTGSVPHIIGQCQSLTLLYLNGNCFTGSIPPSIGNLSLLQMFSVADNSLAGRIPPEIGSCRGLVELELQNNSLSGTIPPEIAELSLLQKLYLFNNMLHGPVPPALWQLTNMVELYLSNNSLSGEIHPDITRMSNLREITLYSNNFTGELPQALGLNTTPGILRVDLTGNRFHGAVPPGLCTGGQLAILDLGYNRFHGRFPSEIARCQSLYRINLNNNRISGSLPADLATNRGLSYIDMSDNRLEGGIPSVIGSWSNLTMIDLSRNSFSGPIPRELGALSNLVTLRVSSNTLSGLIPHELGNCKRLVCLDLGNNLLNGSLPAEIAALGSLQSLLLGGNKLTGAVPDSFAATQALLEVQLGDNLFEGAIPHSLSNLQYISKTLNMSSNRLSGQIPSSLGNLQDLEVLDLSKNSLSGPIPPQLSNMISLLAVNVSFNELSGQLPAGWVKLAARSPEGFSGNPQLCVQSDIAPCSNKNQSLKNRTRNARIIVALLLPTLAIIAASIFLLHHVAKRSSRRRSARRVSIRSMDSTEELPEDLTYEDILRATDNWSERYVIGRGRHGTVYRTQSKLGREWAVKTVDLSHGKFPVEMKILNTVRHRNVVRMAGYHIRGGAGLILYEYMPEGTLFELLHGRKPQVALDWTARHQIALGLAQGLSYLHQDCVPMIVHRDVKSSNVLMDADMVPKLADFGMGKIVGDEDADATVSVIVGTLGYIAPEHGYSTRLTEKSDVYSYGVVLLELLCRKMAVDPAFGDGVDIVTWMRSNLKQADRRPAAMSCLDEEIVYWPADEQAKALDLLDLAISCTQAACQSRPSMREVVNTLVRMDM; this is encoded by the exons CGCCTCTGCGCGCTCCCGGCGCTCGCGGCGCTCGACCTCAGCCGGAACAACCTCACGGGCGCCGTTCCCGCCGCGCTCGCCGCGTGCTCCGCCGTCACCACGCTCGTCCTCGCCTTCAACCTCCTCGCGGGCGCCGTCCCCGCGGAGCTCCTCTCCTTGCGCCGTCTCCGGACGATCGACCTCAACACCAACGCGCTCACCGGGGAGATCCCCGCCGCTCCCTCCGGCTCCTCGCTCCTCGTGTACCTCGACCTCAGCGCCAACTCACTCTCCGGCGCCATCCCGCCGGGGCTCGCCGCGCTCCCGGAGCTCACCTACCTGGACCTGAGCAGCAACAACCTGTCCGGCCCAGTGCCGGAGTTCTCAGCTCCGTGCGGGCTCCTCTACCTCAGCCTCTTCTCCAACCAGCTCGCCGGTGAGCTCCCCCGCAGCCTCGCGCACTGCGGCAACCTCACCGTCCTGTATCTGCCCAACAACAACATCAGCGGCGAGGTGCCCGACTTCTTCGCCTCCATGCCAAACTTGCAGAAACTGTACCTTGGCAACAACGCGTTCACCGGCGACTTGCCGGCAAGCATCGGTGAGCTTTTGAACCTGGAAGAATTGGTGGTGTCGAGTAACTGGTTCACAGGCTCCGTCCCACATATAATCGGGCAGTGCCAGTCCTTGACACTGCTCTACTTGAACGGCAACTGCTTCACCGGCTCAATCCCACCATCCATCGGCAATCTGAGCCTATTGCAGATGTTCTCCGTCGCGGACAACAGCCTCGCCGGGAGAATCCCACCGGAAATCGGGAGCTGCCGGGGACTGGTGGAGCTTGAGCTCCAGAACAACAGCCTCTCCGGCACGATACCGCCGGAGATCGCCGAGCTCAGCCTGCTGCAGAAGCTGTATCTATTCAACAACATGCTCCATGGCCCAGTTCCTCCAGCACTGTGGCAACTGACCAACATGGTGGAGCTGTACCTCAGCAACAACAGCCTAAGTGGCGAGATACATCCAGACATCACTCGCATGAGCAACCTGAGAGAGATCACCTTGTACAGCAACAACTTCACCGGCGAGCTGCCGCAAGCCCTGGGGCTCAACACCACGCCGGGGATCCTCCGTGTCGACCTCACCGGCAACCGCTTCCACGGCGCGGTTCCTCCTGGCCTGTGCACCGGAGGCCAGCTCGCCATCCTTGATCTTGGATACAACCGATTCCATGGAAGATTTCCCAGCGAGATTGCTAGATGCCAGTCTCTGTACAGGATCAACCTGAACAACAACAGGATCAGTGGGAGCTTACCTGCAGACCTGGCCACGAACAGAGGGCTGTCGTACATCGACATGAGCGACAACCGTCTTGAAGGGGGGATACCAAGCGTGATCGGTTCATGGAGCAACCTCACCATGATCGACCTCTCGCGCAACAGCTTCTCCGGTCCAATACCCCGCGAGCTCGGCGCTCTGAGCAACCTTGTAACCCTGCGAGTGTCGTCGAACACGTTGAGTGGATTGATACCACATGAACTAGGAAACTGCAAACGGCTTGTCTGCTTAGACCTTGGAAACAACCTTCTGAATGGAAGTTTGCCGGCAGAGATCGCAGCTCTTGGCAGCCTGCAAAGCCTCCTGCTCGGCGGCAACAAGCTCACCGGGGCAGTACCGGATTCCTTCGCAGCGACACAGGCCCTCCTTGAGGTGCAGCTTGGTGACAATCTTTTCGAAGGAGCCATCCCACACAGCTTGAGCAATCTTCAGTACATCTCTAAAACCCTGAACATGAGCAGCAACAGACTGAGCGGCCAGATCCCAAGCAGCCTCGGCAACCTTCAGGACCTGGAAGTGCTGGACCTGTCCAAGAACTCGTTGTCCGGCCCGATCCCGCCGCAGCTGAGCAACATGATCTCCCTTCTGGCCGTGAACGTGTCGTTCAACGAGCTGTCCGGCCAGCTCCCTGCCGGCTGGGTGAAGCTGGCAGCACGGTCCCCTGAGGGGTTCTCAGGGAACCCTCAGCTGTGCGTTCAGTCTGACATTGCACCTTGCTCCAACAAGAACCAGTCTCTGAAAAACAGAACCAGAAATGCACGGATCATCGTGGCATTGCTGCTTCCAACCCTTGCCATCATCGCTGCCAGCATCTTCCTCCTCCACCACGTCGCGAAGAGGTCGTCGCGGCGCCGATCGGCCCGGCGCGTCTCGATCCGCAGCATGGACTCGACGGAGGAGCTGCCGGAGGACCTGACCTACGAGGACATCCTCCGGGCCACCGACAACTGGAGCGAGAGGTACGTGATCGGGCGAGGCCGGCACGGCACGGTGTACCGCACGCAGAGCAAGCTCGGGAGGGAGTGGGCGGTGAAGACGGTGGACCTGTCCCACGGCAAGTTCCCAGTGGAGATGAAGATCCTCAACACGGTGAGGCACCGGAACGTCGTCAGGATGGCCGGGTACCACATCCGCGGCGGCGCCGGGCTGATCCTCTACGAGTACATGCCGGAGGGGACGCTCTTCGAGCTGCTGCACGGGAGGAAGCCTCAGGTGGCCCTCGACTGGACTGCCCGGCACCAGATCGCCCTTGGTCTGGCCCAGGGCCTCTCCTACCTGCACCAGGACTGCGTGCCCATGATCGTCCACAGGGACGTCAAGTCGAGCAACGTGCTGATGGACGCCGACATGGTGCCCAAGCTCGCCGACTTCGGCATGGGGAAGATCGTCGGCGACGAGGACGCGGACGCCACGGTTTCCGTCATCGTTGGCACCCTCGGCTACATCGCTCCAG AGCATGGATACTCCACGAGGTTAACCGAGAAGAGCGACGTGTACAGCTACGGGGTGGTGCTGCTCGAGCTCCTGTGCAGGAAGATGGCTGTGGATCCTGCGTTCGGAGACGGCGTTGACATTGTGACATGGATGAGGTCGAACCTGAAGCAGGCAGATCGTCGCCCCGCCGCCATGAGCTGCCTGGATGAGGAGATTGTCTACTGGCCTGCAGATGAGCAGGCCAAGGCACTGGACTTGCTTGATCTAGCCATTTCCTGCACGCAGGCGGCTTGCCAGTCAAGGCCTTCCATGAGAGAGGTGGTGAACACCTTGGTGAGAATGGATATGTAA